Proteins co-encoded in one Arachis hypogaea cultivar Tifrunner chromosome 11, arahy.Tifrunner.gnm2.J5K5, whole genome shotgun sequence genomic window:
- the LOC112720525 gene encoding protein RER1A isoform X2 codes for MDAGSTAPSSSSAASAAAAAATATTSMEDFQTPAAAISRWKFEVSRQYQHLLDKTTPHVLNRWLGTLAVAFVYALRVYLIQGFYVVSYGLGIHLLNLLIGFLSPQVDPEIQSLSEGPTLPTRNNDEFRPFVRRLPEFKFWYSITKAFCIAFVMTFFSAFDVPVFWPILLFYWVVLFTLTMRRQISHMIKYKYVPFTLGKQRYNGKRASAESASLSED; via the exons ATGGACGCGGGATCCACCGCCCCCTCCTCCTCATCCGCCGcctccgccgccgccgccgccgcaacCGCGACAACCTCAATGGAAGATTTTCAGACCCCGGCGGCCGCCATATCGCGGTGGAAGTTCGAGGTATCCCGTCAGTACCAGCACCTGCTTGACAAAACTACCCCGCACGTGCTGAACCGTTGGCTGGGAACGTTGGCGGTTGCGTTCGTGTACGCGCTGCGCGTGTACTTGATCCAAGGGTTCTACGTCGTTTCGTACGGACTCGGAATTCACCTGCTGAACCTCTTGATTGGGTTTCTCTCCCCTCAGGTTGATCCCGAGATTCAATCACTCTCAGAGGGACCCACTTTGCCAACAAGAAACAACGATGAGTTCCGTCCCTTCGTTCGTCGCCTCCCAGAGTTCAAGTTCTGGTAC TCAATAACAAAGGCTTTTTGCATTGCGTTTGTGATGACATTTTTTAGTGCATTTGATGTTCCAGTGTTCTGGCCAATACTCCTATTCTATTGGGTGGTCCTATTTACACTTACTATGAGGAGACAGATATCACACATGATCAAATACAAATATGTACCGTTCACATTAGGCAAACAG cgCTATAATGGGAAGAGAGCATCAGCAGAAAGCGCAAGCCTTTCGGAGGACTGA
- the LOC112720525 gene encoding protein RER1A isoform X1 produces MDAGSTAPSSSSAASAAAAAATATTSMEDFQTPAAAISRWKFEVSRQYQHLLDKTTPHVLNRWLGTLAVAFVYALRVYLIQGFYVVSYGLGIHLLNLLIGFLSPQVDPEIQSLSEGPTLPTRNNDEFRPFVRRLPEFKFWYSITKAFCIAFVMTFFSAFDVPVFWPILLFYWVVLFTLTMRRQISHMIKYKYVPFTLGKQRYNGKRASAESASLSED; encoded by the exons ATGGACGCGGGATCCACCGCCCCCTCCTCCTCATCCGCCGcctccgccgccgccgccgccgcaacCGCGACAACCTCAATGGAAGATTTTCAGACCCCGGCGGCCGCCATATCGCGGTGGAAGTTCGAGGTATCCCGTCAGTACCAGCACCTGCTTGACAAAACTACCCCGCACGTGCTGAACCGTTGGCTGGGAACGTTGGCGGTTGCGTTCGTGTACGCGCTGCGCGTGTACTTGATCCAAGGGTTCTACGTCGTTTCGTACGGACTCGGAATTCACCTGCTGAACCTCTTGATTGGGTTTCTCTCCCCTCAGGTTGATCCCGAGATTCAATCACTCTCAGAGGGACCCACTTTGCCAACAAGAAACAACGATGAGTTCCGTCCCTTCGTTCGTCGCCTCCCAGAGTTCAAGTTCTG GTACTCAATAACAAAGGCTTTTTGCATTGCGTTTGTGATGACATTTTTTAGTGCATTTGATGTTCCAGTGTTCTGGCCAATACTCCTATTCTATTGGGTGGTCCTATTTACACTTACTATGAGGAGACAGATATCACACATGATCAAATACAAATATGTACCGTTCACATTAGGCAAACAG cgCTATAATGGGAAGAGAGCATCAGCAGAAAGCGCAAGCCTTTCGGAGGACTGA